From the Lathyrus oleraceus cultivar Zhongwan6 chromosome 4, CAAS_Psat_ZW6_1.0, whole genome shotgun sequence genome, one window contains:
- the LOC127075608 gene encoding uncharacterized protein LOC127075608, translating into MVEFSISNARYNYVHDQKYPSEDVDIHHIILKRSGAKYYFVYALVLLVLACGFYMYVFEEKSISLVYYSLLFDILLVKLLLRKPVNKESVVIMPAFGVQLETHYMSGKVIRCFVPIDKILKPVLLECVTPVTCYWTLSLIVREESEMVLVFKNLRPPVKMLVHVWKALCAATDNKEETCTHTESH; encoded by the exons ATGGTTGAATTTTCAATAAGTAATGCTAGATATAATTATGTGCATGATCAGAAGTATCCCTCTGAAGATGTTGACATACACCATATAATTCTGAAGAGGAGTGGTGCAAAATATTATTTTGTGTATGCCTTAGTACTTCTTGTATTAGCATGTGGCTTCTATATGTATGTTTTTGAG GAAAAATCGATTAGTCTTGTGTATTACAGCTTGCTTTTTGACATACTTCTTGTCAAGTTGTTACTTCGGAAGCCTGTTAATAAAG AGTCTGTTGTGATTATGCCAGCTTTTGGTGTACAGCTCGAGACTCATTATATGAG TGGAAAAGTCATCCGATGCTTTGTTCCCATCGACAAGATTCTAAAACCTGTTTTATTAGAATGTGTGACCCCTGTGACTTGCTACTGGACTCTATCCTTGATTGTTCGCGAAGAATCAGAAATGGTGTTAGTTTTCAAG AACTTGCGACCGCCTGTTAAAATGCTGGTCCATGTCTGGAAGGCTTTGTGTGCTGCAACAGATAATAAAGAAGAGACTTGTACACATACAGA GAGTCACTGA